A window of Lysobacter terrestris contains these coding sequences:
- the hemP gene encoding hemin uptake protein HemP yields MPLRPVLHLVARPQRTDPVPAPGLHPNPSIESNALLRGTREVLIRHGGETYRLRHTRNDKLILTK; encoded by the coding sequence ATGCCCTTGCGTCCCGTCCTGCACCTTGTCGCCCGTCCCCAGCGCACCGATCCCGTACCGGCGCCGGGGCTGCATCCCAATCCGTCGATCGAAAGCAACGCGTTGTTGCGCGGCACACGCGAGGTGCTGATCCGCCACGGCGGTGAAACCTACCGGCTGCGGCACACCCGCAACGACAAGTTGATCCTTACCAAGTAA